Part of the Ascaphus truei isolate aAscTru1 chromosome 16, aAscTru1.hap1, whole genome shotgun sequence genome, GCGTGTAACCAAATTGTTTTGAATTAATATGCTATTGAAACCACAGAAGCAATCCAAAGCCCCTTCTCAAAATACATCGTCCCTTTCCTGTTCTACAGTAGACTGTTTTTTTTACCTGGATTGATCATCTTTGTTGTATATTCAGTTCTAATAAGTACATTTATACTTATAATTATTTCTTTGATTATGTGCACATCTTTTTCATTTCATCTGCAATCTTCTGTTGCTATCAATATTGCATCTTTTGCTGCTAATTTACCACTTCTGTCTAACTTTAGCCTGCACTGACATGATAAGGGGATATTTTTTTGGCATAAGTCACTGTGAAACGTACTGATGATAGTTCAGTCATTTGAAGAGTTGTCTACATTTTCAAATGGAAGAGATCATCCTCAAGTATTTTTTACATGACTTCCTGACAAGTATTACATCTCCTATTGTGTCGAATGGGCACTGAAGAGGGCACAGCAGTATATATTGTGCTACTCAGAGCCATAAGTcacgtactgtatatgttttttttttcaagaaatGTGAGACATTTTGAAAATGGATCCATTTCTTGATGTATTTAATCATGCCATTTTGTAGCCAAGTTTTATGGATCGTGTTTAAATCCTTCTTATATTCCTGAATCGTTAATGGGGTCTTGGTAAGGCTTTCACTATAGCATCACTAGCCCCAAATATTTGCAAGaagagcacagcaaaaaaaagtaaggaagaaaaggaaaacaGGATCACATCCAACTCTGGCCTTTAGGTCATACTGGCTTATCAAAAGGCCTTGGGAATGGTGTGCCACTAGATGAGGATATTTTCCTGCAGACTGTGTTGGTATGATTCTCGCAACGACAGCCCGGTCTTTTTGCTCTGTCATAGCCTTTCTGGCAGAGCTTCAGGCACCCCTTGGCAGGAAGATAGCAGCATAGACAAGGCATAAAGAAGGAAAGGAAGCTCATGGTCGCCCAACGGGCACAGCAAGATCCCTGGCTGCAAGAGCAAGGGTCATCAGCACAATTGTCCTCATCATCAGTAGAGCAGTGGTAGAACAGACCTTTGATGCAGCAGAGGCAAGTTCCATAGTCGATTATACTTTCTGCAGAGCACAAGCAACGCTGGTCACAGACCCAGCAAGAGGGGAGGCTCCGAACTTGTGTACATTCGTCACATATGCAATGACCACACTCCTCACAGATAAAGAGGTGGCCAACATATCGGTCAGGCTTCTCCATTATGCCTTTAATAAACTCATCTTGCTTCAGGTCACCATCTTTGGGCTGTGTCCTGATAAGAGAATGCCCTGATTGAGATGGGGTGATCCCAGTTAGTAGTCTTTGATCGGAAGCAGTGGTGCTGCGAGAAACTGAGCTTATTGTACTGGAATGGCTTAGATCATGCACAAGATGTTGTGATTGATGTTGATGGCTTTGGCTATAATGTAGATCTTGGTGATTGTAGGACACCAGGTGGTCATGAGGCCACTCTTGCTTCGCAGTATGCTGTGAAAGGGAAGGATTAGACCAGGCTGGCAGGAATGAAACAGTGGGTCGCTCCACATAATCATTGTTGGCCCTGATGGAACGAATTTGGTCAATAGAAAGAACCTGTTGGATGTCCCCAGTAGAAATATCCATGTTCTCTGCACTCCTTCCCTTCACTATGATTGACAAAAGTCCCACTTcggatatttaaaataaattgttggAATTGTGTATCAGGGAACATCGGAGGATCCTGCATAAAAAAAGACAACAATAGGGATTGTTTGTTAACATATAAACACATGTATAAATAATTACTACTAATTCTAATTATTTCTTAAAATGGAATCTATTCATTTCATCATTCAGTATAGATGTAGCCATCATTACTTTCCTTTTTTTGAGGCATGCTTGGACATTCTGAAGAAATattaacaatatactgtattctATGGAAACTCTTAAAGGCATTCCTGGGTATTTTGAGGTATATGGGGGGAAAGTTAGTCGAGCGACAtatgtatgtactaccattaccAACTTTAATGGTCATCATTTATTTCAAGTGTTTAATTATTTACAGTGAGGACACCATACCACTAGGACAGTAATACTGGCATCTGATATTTACAATAGATTTTCCGGGTAGTCAAATGTCTACTATCAAATTGATTAAATATCTAGTAATAATTCACAATAACTATtgcaaatgtgtatatatttttatatttataattacatCTTCCATGCCATCTTTTATTTGTAAACTTGTTATATTTGGTATTTATTCTTCTTATTTCTACTGAGAGAATGTGTTATGAATTATTTTTATGTGTTGAAAGGTATTAACATTTTCCTGCTGATTTTATGTATCACAAACTTCCtaaagatgcagccaccagtattagaacacttgccttggaaaatctggggcagtctcacagtaaatgccttaacatgcctcaacattgcc contains:
- the SPRY3 gene encoding protein sprouty homolog 3, whose amino-acid sequence is MDISTGDIQQVLSIDQIRSIRANNDYVERPTVSFLPAWSNPSLSQHTAKQEWPHDHLVSYNHQDLHYSQSHQHQSQHLVHDLSHSSTISSVSRSTTASDQRLLTGITPSQSGHSLIRTQPKDGDLKQDEFIKGIMEKPDRYVGHLFICEECGHCICDECTQVRSLPSCWVCDQRCLCSAESIIDYGTCLCCIKGLFYHCSTDDEDNCADDPCSCSQGSCCARWATMSFLSFFMPCLCCYLPAKGCLKLCQKGYDRAKRPGCRCENHTNTVCRKISSSSGTPFPRPFDKPV